In Oryzias latipes chromosome 23, ASM223467v1, the DNA window ATGGCTAAACAGATAGAGGAAGTTGTGGCTCATTGTGCTGTAtgtaacacaaaaagaaacaataatccCAAAGAGCCACTTGTGCCACATCCATTTCCTGAGAGACCATGGGAAAAAGTAGGTGTGGATTTGTTTTACTTCAATGATACTGAGTTCTTACTGTGTGTGgattatttttcaaagtttccaGAGATTGTTATACTGAGTGGAACCACAAGCAAACACATTATCATCTGTGTGccagatgagttattctcagaCAATGGCAGACAGCTGGTGAGCTAGGAGATGAAGGATTTCAACACTGCAGGGGGTTTCAAACACACAACCTTCAGCCCCACTTTCCCACAATAAAATGGACAGGCTGAGAGGGTGGTCCAGacggcaaaaaaacaaacaattaacaATATCCCTTTCCATGAAATATATTCAGACTCACATAAGTTCAATCATAGAGGTCTGTGCTGTCCATTATTCATGACCTAATACTTATACCTAATACTAcctaaagcttttctttttactggcCCATTATCATGCCATGAAGATGAGCAGAGAAGCAAATTACAAGAGATTCTGAAGGCATTAATAAAACCGTTAATGTAAAGAACTGTGGTTAAGATGAAAACGCTGTTGGGTTGGAAGTCCATCACCAGATCATGAGGCAGCAAAAAGCAAGCtcttcttttaacccttgtgctatcctaggcactttaacatagggagttgggtcatctagacccactagacagtgctctgaacctatttttttcaatgattttttatCCTCACTGGTGcccatgattacatgaaatctttccaactttatccacctttgtcatggtaggaataacacgtcaatgtaagggtggggtcatctaagatagcacaagggttacagccttTACTGATTTCATAGTTATTTGATATGATTTGTGATAAATCAGCCAGTAAAGGTGAGCAATCTGTACATTCAATCTTTTATCAttttgaagcttttattttgaaggattgagACCAACCCTGTGTCCAAATTACCGCcttaacccctatatagtgcactatatagtgtggtcgccattttgtagggttgtccgaatctacagttccaGAAATTTCCCAGGagtttctgtgaaaaaccagtatggatcgatgctcactagattggcgaatatagaccacaatgcattgcgtatGGACCACAATGAATTGCGTTTAAATTATTCGAAAATTGTGGACGGTTGTGCGAAGAAGACAACCTAAAATTGTAACTGTTTTAAGAAGAATCAattatctgttgtaaaatatatttgtgtgGCAGCTCAAGGAAAAGGGGTCTACAAGGCCACCCGGGGCTGCTCAGCCCCAGTGAAAGATTAAAGAAAAGCAGGTCCTGGTCTAAACCAAGGCGGAGGCtgtggtttgttttaaaatataatttattagatttcagttaaaaacaatgttaagaAACCCcttcataaaaacaacaatcctGGGGGACTCAAGATGGCGGCGTAGAAGGGTTGATTTTCTCTTAGCTCCGCACCACATCACTGTTTTTTTCAGCAGAACCCCACCAAATCTGTCATCTACATcctttttaaggaaaataaggaaaaactgGCTTTTGATTATGAGCATTGATGAGTATTTTTTGAAGTGCCAGGACAAGATGCCACCGAAAGAGAGTAGAAAATCGGCTAAGACGAGCAAGCCCGAAGCCACTGCTAGCTTGCCCAGCCAGCCTTCGATAGCTAAATTAAACGATAGCTAATTAAACgactgtttaattaaaacaaagcatCGCGAGGGCCCGCGGCGGGTGTTGACGCGATGTGATTTCTGCCCAGTGCTCTGaatgtcaaagtgaagaaattcaATGAAGCGCGGGTAAACGGCGGGTGGGTCATACCAAGGGTCTTCAAGGAGTGCAGGACTAAGCTGCTACCGAAATCCAGCGACCCGGTCGAGTTGCAGGACATCGGCGGATGGAGGCCGGTGACGATTGGGTCGATGGTGACTAGGCTGTTCAGTCGGATTCTAACGATGAGGCTAACCCGAGCCTGTCCGATCAATCCGAGGCAGCGCGGTTTCCTGGCCTCCTCGAGTGGATGCGCGGAAAACCTGTTGATCTTTGACGAGATCGTCAGGCGCTCGAGGCAGGACGGGGGGCCGCTGGCAGTGGTGTTTGTGGACTTTGCGAGGGCCTTTGACTCCATCTCACATGAACATATCCTGTGTGTTCTCGAAGAAGGCGGGCTTGACAGGCACGTTATCGAGTTGATCCGAAACTCGTACGTGGATTGCGTGACCAGGGTGGGTTGTGTCGAGGGCATGACACAACCCATACAAATGAAGGTTGGAGTGAAGCAGGGAGACCCCATGTCCCCCTTGCTCTTCAACCTGGCTATGGATCCCCTCATCCATAAACTCGAGACGGCCGGAACTGGACTGAAATGGGGCGATCTTTCAATCGCCACGCTGGCCTTTGCCGACGATCTGGTGCTGGTGAGTGACTCCGAGGAAGGCATGGGGAGGAGTCTCGGGATCTTGGAGAAGTTTTGCCAACTGACTGGGCTGAGGGTTCAGCCCAAGAAGTGTCACGGTTTCTTTATGGACAAGGGCGTGTTGAACGGCTGTGGAACCTGGGAAATCTGTGGGTCACCGATCCACATGATTCCCCCGGGGGAATCAGTTCGTTATTTGGGAGTCCAGGTAGGCCCGGGGCGCGGCGTGATGGAACCGGATCTTATCCCTACGGTCCACACGTGGATCGAAAGGATCACGGAGGCTCCTCTAAAGCCCTCACAACGCATGAGGGTTTTGAACTCATTTGCTCTTCCCCGGATAATTTACCAGGCCGATCTAAGGAAGGTTACGGTAACCAAATTGGCCCAGATAGATGGGATTGTCCGGAAGGCTGTGAAGAAGTGGCTCCATTTGTCACCATCCACGTGCAATGGACTGCTGTATTCACGGAACCGCGACGGTGGTTTGGGCCTCCTAAAGCTGGAAAGACTGATCCCATCCGTGCGCACGAAGCGCATCTATCGGATGTCCAGGTCTCCGGATATCTGGACACGGCGAATGACCAGCCATTCTGTGTCAAAATCTGACTGGGAGATGTTGTGGGTCCAAGCGGGAGGTGAGAGGGGCAGTGCACCTGTAATGGGTGCCGTGGAGACTGCCCCGACCGATGTGGAGAGATCGCCAGACTACCCAGACTGGCGGCGTGAGGAAAACCTGGCATGGTCGGCCCTGCGGGTGCAGGGTGTGGGTGCAGACCAGTTTCGAGGCGACAGGACCAGCAGCTCTTGGATCGCCGAGCCCGCTTCGGTTGGGTTCGCGCAGCGCCATTGGTTGGCTGCCCTGGCGCTGAGGGCTGGGGTGTATCCCACTCGGGAGTTTCTGGCTCGGGGTAAGGAAAAGTCAGGAGCAGCTTGCAGACGCTGCCCGGCCAGGTTGGAATCATGTTCACACATACTTGGGCAATGTCCGTTCGTTCAGGCGAACAGAATTGCGAGGCACAACAAGGTGTGTGTGCTCTTGGCCACGGAGGTGGAGAGGTTCGGCTGGACGGTAATAAGGGAGTTCCGTCTTGAGGACGCCGCTGGCGGTCTCAAGATACCCGACCTGGTTTGCAAGAAGGCCGACACAGTTCTCATTGTCGACGTGACCGTCCGGTACGAGATGGATGGAGAGACGCTAAAAAGGGCCGCATCGGAGAAGGTGGAACACTATCTCCCAGTAGGGCAACAGATTACGGACAAGGTCAGAGGGCGTTGCTTTAAAGTCATGGGGTTCCCTGTAGGTGCTAGGGGAAAGTGGCCAGCGAGCAACAACACAGTTTTGGCTGAGTTAGGCGTCCCTGCAGGTCGGATGAGGACCTTTGCCAGGCTGGTGAGCCGGAGGACTCTTCTTTATTCTTTGGATATATTGAGGGACTTCATGCGTGAGCCGGCGGGCAGGGGAACTCGGGTTGCTCTCATCCCCGCGGCAACGGGTGCCGCGAATTGAGGAGGACAGCTGGGAGTCTCGGCATGATTACAAATCTTGCGCTGCACTCGGATGTCGTCCCCGTGACGGACAcattaatccggaaagcgagtGGTGACTCGCCTCAAGTAGCCAAATGCCTCGTCATCTATGTTAAAGTCGTTAGATGTGGGCATCTACCCTTTTTAGAAGGGGGAGGATGTAGCCCGGTCTTAAAAGACGAAAAACATTAGTTGTTCATTTAAATagtattttgtcataaaaatatCTATATTTGTTTAAGTTCTCTTTTAGATAAATAGTGAAGTTATCCATTTTAAGTTAAACTGTTGGCAAGGAATTTAACTAAAGTATTatcagtgttttattatttttttaagttactgtGAGTGTATAAAGTGTGCTCAATGTGTAGACTAACCTAATTGGATGTCAGATTGTCTATCAACGGATTCTGTGAGTGTTATTGGttggtttttggattttaatcCAAACACAACATCGGAGGGCGAGACAACTGGGAAaaaagtgtgtgcgtgtggaAGAGACTACGTACAGAAGCTGGAAGCGTGGTTCAAGTTTCGACTTGATTTATATTCTCTGACGGTGGTGGATGCAGAGTTCGCCAAAGGAATTCAGAGCATATGAAATACTGCTGAAGGTAAAGCGGTTGACAACATTTGTGTATGTATTTGCGCTGAGTTTTTACGAAGCACATGTTGTATGAGAGGAATGCTACATGTGACTAGCATCATGTAACTTGTTAGCAGCGGTTATTCTGTGACCCAACTTTACGGTAAAAAAGTAAACGGTGCTAATGTTGTAAAGTATAACAGTTAttaaacacacactcaaactgAGAGGTTGTGTGAGGATAGTAATGAGGCATGTATGTGCATTGACTGAGGAGCAGGACCAGGACGCGCTCTAGGAGTTTTTCCTGTGGGCATCAGATGGAGATCCAGAAAGTTCCCGCTGGGACCCGGGTGGTGCTCAGTCAACATCGAACGGGAGTCCAGTTCCAGTTTGGGTCAAGTTCCTTTCCCCTAGCTCATTTCCAagacaatacatcatagaatcCGCACTGACTGAACTAGGAGGCCGCGAGTACAAAAACACTGCACGTgcttattttgttttgctttctaaggccgcctttacactgcgtggttcaagtgacccaattccgattttttcctctcatgtggcacagatcggatatgatcagtgaacgtgtaagcaggacaaaagttCATGcattccgtttttctcagatcggatacaggcctctctcatatgtggaaataaatcggaaacgaatcggatacgtgcatttgcgtgtgccatgtaagcagacaaatcggatattccccagtaaatgcgagttgTTCCTCAGTGacatcaactcaggacaccaccaactgagatcacatgacttataaaggtgctttttgtgctgattttgctgtcagcgtgttacctttcagcctcaggcttaagaccgtagttggaaaccgctgttatgtctggtccggacgcaaacggtaactaatgaagcgggacaccgttgctatggaccgggctagaagccgtttatttctttgggggacgtgtatgatggggaccttgtgtgtgtgtgtgtgtgtgtgcgcgcgcgcgcgtgcttgcgtgtgtgtgcgtgtaacTTAAGGAGAGGAGAGcgggtgtgagcgcggagcgggggaCTGTCGGAGAACCGAAAATTAAAAAGAAGGTTTCTcgcccaaaagttttggagtctttctcaACCccctctggaggctgagggttcagaacggaaaagaGAACCCCGAGGAAATCTTCAGTGTGTTTCTGACTATGGtcggaaaagagaagtcatcgtgcaggaaaggttcaacacttggatttaactgttagtacagcacgtctgcaaacacttcctcattcaaaacgcAGAGAAAGCCGAGCAGCCCCCCTTCTTTTCCTCCCCCGTGCGTCCcctcaggagcgcccaaggcaacgcctccttccgtcgccgccTTGCCTCCATGACGACCGCAGTCACAAAAGTCTAAAGGAGGTCCGCGGAATGCGGAAATACAGCTatgtagtcctcagaacgtctacgtttgatagtttcagcattgcaTAGTGTAAATGCAGAAATCAGAGaagggtcacttttaaaagatgatgtaagcgggtcgtcaaaaaaatcggatatagtcagaaaatcggatatgagcatcaagacctgcagtgttaAGCCGGCCTTAGTGAAGCGGTCATTAAGTTTTAGACCTCAACGCTCCCGAGCGACGACACAGGCCTGCAAcgggtattttatttatttaaaaagggaaattttTGAGTTTGTAAGCGTAtttattttcccattttcttgTGGATTTGTGAACTAAGATTCATActttgtattgatttttgtatttgttttaataactaaatttacagtttatttaaacGACACTTCTTGTCTGGAGTCCTTGAAGGTGTTTTTCTTGAAGCTTGGAGAAGGTAAACTACAAAAAGTTTTAAGTTATTAGATTTGAAGtatgttttgaaattatttaattttgacaATAATCAACTACAAAACACCTAGAAGTTGAAGGGATTTGTGACGGCACCAAACCATAAAAATCACACCCAGGGCCCCGCCCATAGTATTACATTATTTGAgttgtttacagttttgtttattacaTGGGACGGGCGCTACAAATTAATGACACCTTTAGAAGCTTTTACACTAAACTATATAAGTCAGAACACACCAACAATGCCAAAACCCTAATAGAGGCCTTCTTTTCTGAAATAAACCTCCCAACTATATCTCAGGATTCAAGACTTAAATTAAATGCCCCGATATCTGCCCCTGAACTACATCAGGCTATTAATCACCTCCAAACAAGCAAAGCTCCGGGCGGCGATGGACTCGGAAGcgagttttataaagaaattaaaaacattctCATAGAGCCTgttaaatatgttaaatatgTTCAATCATTCATTTGAGTGCGGAACTCTACCCCCTTCGTTAAGAGAAGCTAATATTTCCCTTATccttaaaaaaggcaaacccTCCGAGGAATGCGGCTCATATAGACCAATTTTGCTGTTAAATATTAATCCAAAAATCCTCTCAAAAGTGCTAGCAATACTCTTGGAGAACCTTCTGCCACTTATTGTTAAGGAAGATCAAACTGGGTTTATTAAGGGTCGGAACTCGTATAATAATGTTAGAAGGCTATTAAATATCATTCAACTCTCTGACCAAAAAGCTGGGGACGTTTTGGTAATATCTCTGGATGCGGAAAAAGCCTTTGACCGAGTTGAATGGTCGTACTTATTCTTCACATTTCAGAAGTCCGGTTTGGGTGATGACTTTGTTAAATGGATAAAGGTCTTATATAGTCAGCCACTGGCTGCAGTTAGAACTAATGGCTTAAGGTCAGCTAATTTTGTGGTCCAGAGGGGTTGCAGACGGGGCTGCCCCTTGTCACCTCTTCTGTTTGTACTGGCAATAGAACCATTAGCAGAATATATCAGGCAGGACCCTCTAATGATAGGACTGGATCTGGGGGGGAAATCACACAAGATCACACTATATGCGGACaatgtattattatttctgAGAAACCCCTCTCTTTCGGTCCCTCGCCTTAGTCATATCATGACAAGGTTTGCTGCCTTCTCGGGATACAAGATAAATTTATCCAAATCAGAGGCAACGCCCCTTGGTAATTTGCAGCAACAGCCTGACAGCCCCAATCCTTTTCCATTTAAGTGGTCCCCTGCAGGCCTAATATATCTAGGTATACATATCACTCCTAAATTTAACCAGATGTTTCGAATAAATTTTGACCCATTATTCAACAGAATAAAACAGGATCTAGAGAGGTGTAGCCTCCTTCCCCTATCGTGGCTAGGCCGGATCTCCTTCCTGAAGATGTGTACCCTCCCATGTCTACTTTATACAATACAAATGATTCCCATTCTgtttaattgtgtgtgtgtatgtacattttatgtatgtatatatatatatatatatatatatatatatatatatatatatatatatatatatatatgtaattttgtttctgtacttaccacagtgaattttaaataaaacaactcagatgccattgaagttcagactttcagcttttattccatcgGTTGatcaaaaagattgcataaaaatgtgaaaaaactaaagcatttttttaaacacattcccttcatttcatgggctcgtaagtaattggacaattgacttccatgctattgcatgggcaggtgtgggcaattcccttgttatgtcattatgagtgaagcagataaaaggcctgggggctgtttcagaaaggaggttcaaccaactctgaggttaaatttgaactctgagttggtaaatcgagagattaacaactctgagttttctgtttcagagaagctgatcagagttaggtcaatcaattctgagtggactgattcggagttaagcgtccgcaccgcgactataagaagccattatcaatggagcgcagatatcacgagtcaccatggcaaccgtgaaaaaaaagaggtctccatatttttcgccagctgaacttgacgtgctgctgcagagttacagtaaatattagcacatattccagaagaaaagcaacaccgctgcatctgcaaaacagagacagttagcgtgggaaaacatagctgctcaagttaatgtgcaagattgcatttaaatcattgttataaaatattggctgtaataactttctaaatagcgtaaagtgtgaaataaaaaatggcgatatttaggtgtacttttgaagtgttattcctggtgtaattgtatgaaatgctgcatagtgtacagaaccaatcggggggggaaaaatgcatttaacgtcggtaatgtttagaggacttttttgttaaccttcccctcttgcaaactttggtctttaatttaatattaatacatgcaattgtagCCGGCCTCAcagggttcggtgtcggtagaTGTGAATGAAATTATGGCGCTCAGACACACACGTCTGTTCACTCCACAGGTCTCTTTATTATAAATCTTGCACAGCAGAACACATGCCCCCTACAGTCCCACTACCGTAACTGCAGTAGTAAATGCATGAACATGAGACACTGCATGGGCTGCtacagaattgtgtttttaaaagtaagcttttgtctacccttgtattgatcaagtggtataggtttatatgggattaagaaagtaagcagtgctagcaaattgtgtttccaaaaagtaattgttacattaatctaattcaatgtccctgatttcattttcatgtagatgcaatcctgcagaaattaaaagaacacggcagcagctaaaaatgaagtataaaaacataattcaatcaggtcaaatttgagcatgtcatggatgtaggctttgttgacaatatttgacatatgaaacatctacatagcaatacatatctaatgttgttttcattgtatatatgtaattgactgcaacgaaaaacggtaacgctcaaacaaaaacgtatggggaaatgacaagaaatcgagtctaggtctcaaaatcctcgcacgacgtaaatgtaattctctaggaattaatgcagcctcc includes these proteins:
- the LOC105358573 gene encoding uncharacterized protein LOC105358573, with amino-acid sequence MPLAGLSDILKDELAAREIPEDFEELIDLVVCIDRRMRERGRAKRSNTGFRPLPLEGVPSLPPSTPRRASPPPPPPPPPEPMQLGELLASSVGPAAFVRRCQRTWRRYRHELLRNQERVTRVANRRRSAAPKYKEKLLPRYIGPFSITQVINPVAVKLDLPRSLKIHPVFHVSKIKPARDSPLQPAPASPPAPRFKDGGPVYTVKTLLASRKVVKKFNEARVNGGWVIPRVFKECRTKLLPKSSDPVELQDIGGWRPVTIGSMVTRLFSRILTMRLTRACPINPRQRGFLASSSGCAENLLIFDEIVRRSRQDGGPLAVVFVDFARAFDSISHEHILCVLEEGGLDRHVIELIRNSYVDCVTRVGCVEGMTQPIQMKVGVKQGDPMSPLLFNLAMDPLIHKLETAGTGLKWGDLSIATLAFADDLVLVSDSEEGMGRSLGILEKFCQLTGLRVQPKKCHGFFMDKGVLNGCGTWEICGSPIHMIPPGESVRYLGVQVGPGRGVMEPDLIPTVHTWIERITEAPLKPSQRMRVLNSFALPRIIYQADLRKVTVTKLAQIDGIVRKAVKKWLHLSPSTCNGLLYSRNRDGGLGLLKLERLIPSVRTKRIYRMSRSPDIWTRRMTSHSVSKSDWEMLWVQAGGERGSAPVMGAVETAPTDVERSPDYPDWRREENLAWSALRVQGVGADQFRGDRTSSSWIAEPASVGFAQRHWLAALALRAGVYPTREFLARGKEKSGAACRRCPARLESCSHILGQCPFVQANRIARHNKVCVLLATEVERFGWTVIREFRLEDAAGGLKIPDLVCKKADTVLIVDVTVRYEMDGETLKRAASEKVEHYLPVGQQITDKVRGRCFKVMGFPVGARGKWPASNNTVLAELGVPAGRMRTFARLVSRRTLLYSLDILRDFMREPAGRGTRVALIPAATGAAN